One segment of Carya illinoinensis cultivar Pawnee chromosome 13, C.illinoinensisPawnee_v1, whole genome shotgun sequence DNA contains the following:
- the LOC122291218 gene encoding cytokinin riboside 5'-monophosphate phosphoribohydrolase LOG1 — protein sequence MERDKEMKQSKFKRICVFCGSSPGKKSSYRDAAIELGRELVSRNIDLVYGGGSVGLMGSISQAVYDGGRHVIGVIPKTLMPREITGEPVGEVKAVADMHQRKAEMARHSDAFIALPGGYGTLEELLEVITWAQLGIHDKPVGLLNVDGYYNSLLSFIDKAVEEGFISPTARHIIVSAPTAKELVKKMEDYFPRHEIVASKLSWEIEQLGYPPKCDISR from the exons atggagagggATAAAGAAATGAAACAATCAAAGTTCAAGAGGATTTGTGTGTTTTGTGGGAGTAGCCCAGGAAAGAAGAGCAGTTATAGGGACGCTGCTATTGAGCTCGGCAGGGAATTG GTTTCAAGAAATATTGACCTGGTTTATGGAGGAGGGAGCGTCGGTTTGATGGGTTCGATTTCCCAAGCTGTCTACGACGGTGGTCGCCATGTCATTGG AGTTATACCCAAGACACTCATGCCTAGAGAG ATAACTGGAGAGCCAGTGGGTGAAGTGAAGGCAGTAGCAGACATGCACCAGCGGAAGGCTGAGATGGCTAGGCATTCTGATGCCTTCATTGCCTTACCCG GTGGGTATGGGACTCTTGAAGAGCTTCTTGAAGTGATAACCTGGGCCCAACTTGGCATCCATGATAAACCG GTGGGATTGTTGAATGTGGATGGATACTACAATTCCTTGTTGTCATTCATCGACAAAGCAGTGGAGGAAGGCTTCATTAGTCCAACTGCACGCCATATCATTGTATCCGCCCCTACTGCGAAAGAGCTAGTCAAGAAAATGGAg GACTATTTTCCAAGGCATGAAATAGTTGCATCAAAGCTAAGCTGGGAAATTGAACAATTAGGCTACCCTCCAAAATGTGACATCTCAAGGTGA